TGAGGGCCTCAAGAAATACCAAGTTGTTAACAAGGGGGCAAAGCAGAACCAACGTTTCGATAAAGGCAAAAGGGTTATGGTGCAGTCGAACACTAATCAGAAGTCTGGTCGAAGGAATACTTTCGCTCCTCCTGGTTCAGTTCCGGTCGAAAAATGGATGCACCAGGGACTCATAAGGTTCAACAAAGGGATCATGGAAGTAGGTGGTTCGAGTGGAACGAAGCAAATTGGCCCACAAGAGGCTAATAAGTACTCTTATAGGAACAATTACAGAGGAAAGAATCCTATGACGAGGACCCAATGGCGTAGGTTCCAACGTCAGAAGAAATTGGCCCAACAGAATCTGCAAACGGGCCAGTATAAAGAAGTATCTAGGAGGCCAGTAAAAGAGAGACTCCTGCCTCCAGTGGATGAAGATAAGATGGAGGATGAGGATCTACTGGATTCTGAACCAGACTTTGATGTCATTTGTGTGGTATCTATCTTGCCATCTGAATATGATGTCCAGTCTGAAGTTACTGAGATCGAAAGCGAGTTCGATCATTTTGATATGGCTGACCCAAAGCCAGTATGTTACTATGTTATGAATAATGGTTGTGTGGAAGAGCAATTAGCTTATTTCGAAAAGCTAGATTTTCAGATGAAAAGTCATCTCAAACCTCTTTtcatcagagcaaaagttgagAATGTTGGAATCAACAAAGTGCTCATAGATGGAGGAGCGGCTGTTAACTTAATGCCTCGATCTATGCTCCACAAGATCGGGAAACATGACACTGATCTATCTGCCCACAACATTGTGCTTTCGAATTATGAGGGTAAAACTGGCTATTCTTTGGGAACCATTCAAGTAGATGTTGCTGTAGGCAGTATAGTTCGACCAACTCTTTTCCTGGTGATACAGTCTAAGGCTAATTTTAACTTGCTATTAGGAAGGGAGTGGATTCATGGAGTTGGGGCTGTGCCATCTACCCTTCACCAGAAGCTCATTATCTGGAGGGAGGATGGGATTGTTGAAAATATAGAGGCGGATCAAAGCTTCTATAAGTCAGAGGTCGATAATGTTACTGCACAAACCTTTGACAAAAAGTTGGCTAACATAGCACCTTGTGGTGACAAGGAGGCTGTTGTCGAATCAAGTGACAATGTTATCCACTCTGTCAAACTCCATCCTACCTATGGGTTTATATGGGAGAGGGAGGAAATTGATGTTGTTCCCTCTGAAGATGGAGTCATTCCACCAACTGGGTGGAATATACATGAAGATTAATATGACTGAGGCCACTGCATGGGCCAGAATTACGGCTTATATGGCcgaaaataaactaaatacgGCCTTTGaggctgaatctcaacaaaaTATGGCAGTTGAAGCCAGGATCGAAGatcatgaaaacaaagaaacaaaggatCGAAGACTGGATTGCATTTATGACGATGAGCCGctgggttttgagaaaaatcccatAAGTGAGGTGCCAAAGATGCAGGCTCAAGATCCTTTGGAGGAGATCGACATTGGAGATGGCTCGATAAAAAGACCAACCTATATCAGTGCCAATATCACCTCAAGTCTAAAAGAAAAGCTGGTACCTCTTCTTAGAGAATTTAAAGACTGTTTTGCTTGGAATTACCACGAAATGCCTGGGTTAAGCAGAGAAATGGTCGAAATGAAATTACCTATTAAGGAAGGAAAAAGACCAATAAAACAACTACCAAGAAGATTCGCACCAGAAATCATGTCCAAAATTAAGGAAGAGATCGAAAGGCTGCTGAGGTGTAAATTCATCAGGTCTGCCAGGTATGTCGAATGGTTAGCAAATATAGTCCCTGTCATTAAAAAGAATGGAACTCTAAGAGTATGCATAGATTTTAGGGATTTAAACAATGCTACACCTAAAGATGAATATGCTATGCCAGTAGCAGAAATGTTGGTAGATTCAGCAGCTGGTTTCGAATTTTTAAGCATGTTAGATGGTTATTCTGGTTATAACCAAATATTTATTGCTGAAGATGATGTGTCAAAAACAGCATTTCGATGCCCTGGTGCTTTAGGCACTTATGAATGGGTGGTTATGCCCTTTGggttgaaaaatgctggggccacTTATCAAAGGGCCATGAATTCCatgtttcatgattttattgacACATTTATGCAAGtttatattgatgatataatcatCAAATCCTCTTCAGAAGATAGCCATTTGGATTACCTTAGGCAATCTTTCGAACGAATGAggaaatatggattaaaaatgAATCCATTAAAGTGTGCTTTTTGTGTGCGTGCAGGAGATTTCCTTGGTTTTGTGGTGCATAAAAAAGGCATTGAGATAAATCAAAACAAGACAAAGGCTATTCTTGAGACGAAGCCTCCTTCGACCAAAAAACAGCTTCAGTCTTTGCTAGGAAAAATCAACTTCTTGAGGCGATTCATTTCGAATCTAAGTGGCAAAGCTCAAATTTTTTCGCCATTACTTCGACTCAAGAAAGATGAACCATTCAAATGGAATGAAGAGCATCAAAAGGCTTTCgatgaaattaaagaatatcTGATCAAGCCTCCCGTGTTAATGCCTCCTAGTCGAAACAAGACTATGAAGTTGTATATTGCTGCGTCTGACAAGACCATTGGTAGCATGTTGGCTCAGGAAGATGATGATGGCGTAGAGCATGCAATTTATTATCTTAGTCGTGTACTAAATGATGCAGAAACTAGATATACTGCCATAGAAAAACTTTGTCTTTGTTTGTATTTCTCTTGTGCAAAACTTAAGTAATATATAAAGCCTGTTGATGTTTATGTGTATTctcattatgatattattaagcaCATGTTGTCAAAACCTATTTTACACAGTAGAATTGGAAAATGGGCTTTAGCATTAACAGAATATTCTTTAACGTACAAGCCTTTGAAATCTATTAAGGGTCAAATTGTGGCAGATTTTATTGTAGATCACTCAGTAATCGAGATGCCGCAAGACTATGTCGATACAGAGCCTTGGATTTTGTATTTCGATGGATCGAAACACAAACATGGAACTGGAATTGGAGTTTTAATAATATCCCCCAATAAAGTTCCAACTAagttcaaatataaaatcaaagggCTTTGTTCTAATAATGAGGCTGAGTATGAAGCTCTAATTACAGgccttgaaattttaattagccTGGGGGCAAGAAATGTTAACATAAGGGGTGATTCAGAATTAGTGTTGAGGCAATTAACACAAGAATACAAATGTGTTAATGAACACTTAGCGAAATATTTTGTTATAGCAAGTTCTCTTCTGAATCATTTCGATTATATTAACATTGAGCATATACCTCGACAAgaaaaccaagaagcaaatgattTAGCCCAAATAGCTTCAGGGTACAAAATGTCGAAGGAAAAGTTAACTCAGTTGAtcgaaataaaagataaactgGTGTTACCAGAGCCATTAAGCACTAAATTGCCAATGCCAAAACTTGTGGGGGCAAGTATACCACAAaataatgaagatgaaagcatgAATGATCTCcaggaaaaaattcaaattttggccATTGACAATATGTTAGATAATGATTGGAGAAAGTCCATTATTGAATATTTGGAAAATCCAATAGGCAACGTGGCTCGAAAGATCAAATATAGGGCTTTAAATTACGTGATTGTGGGAAATGATTTGTTTAAAAAGACTGCAGAAGGAGTGTTGCTGAAATGTCTAAGTGAATCAGAAGCATACTTGGCAGTTTCCCATGTTCACAGTGGGGCTTGTGGATCACATCAAGCAGGCCATAAAATGAAATGGCTTTTATTTCGACAAGGTTTGTATTGGCCTTCGATGTTAAAAGACTGCATAGAATTTGCTAAAGGCTGTCAGGAATGCCAAAAGCATGCAGGGATACAGCATGTACCTGCTAATGAGTTACACTCCATAATCAAACCTTGGCCTTTCAGAGGATGGGCTTTGGACTTAATTGGTGAAATCAAGCCTGCTTCTTCTAAGAACCAGCGTTATATTATAGTTGGTATCGATTACTTTACAAAATGGATCGAAGCAGTCCCTTTGCCAAATGTTGATCAGGAAGCAGTAATTAGTTTCAttcaaaatcatattatttataggtATGGTATTCCTGAAACAATTACCACTGATCAAGGTTCAGTTTTTACTGgacgaaaaatgaaagaatttgccCAAAAAACTGGCTTTCGATTATTAACCTCAACACCATATTACGCGCAAGCAAATGGTCAGgtcgaagcagccaataagattgtaattaacttgattaaaaaacacattGCCCAAAAGCCAAGAAATTGGAATAAAACGTTAGATCAAGTTTTATGGGCATGTAGAAATTCTCCTAAGGAATCAACTAATACTACCCCATTTCGACTGACTTATGGGCATGATGCTGTACTTCCGGTCGAAATACATTTGCAATCAGCCAGGGTACAAAAACAAATGGACATTCCAAtcgaccattattggaaaatgatGTCAGATGAGTTGGTTGATTTAGatgaggagagattgagagcatTAGAAGTTTTgactaaacaaaaagaaagagttgctaaagcttataataagaaagtaaagtcaaaaacttttaatattggAGATTTAGTTTGGAAGGTTATCCTGCCCATGGATAGTAAGGATCGAGCCTTGGGCAAATGGTCCCCAAATTGGGAAGGACCgtttaaaataattcagatcTATTCGAATGGTGCTTATGAGTTAGAAGAGTTAACCCCTCAGAAACGTACTTTGAGCATAAATGGtaagtatttgaaaaaatataaaccaacaCTGCTCGAagttaaaataagcatagaataAGAAAAATACTGGAAACATAAAAATGGCAATAACAGTAAATTGCCACAAAAGGGCATTTGTCAATATTACATCAAAAAGTAGAATCGAAATACAGAATTCGAAATAAAGAATTTATAAGTTCTACTAGTGCATGACCAAGTCCTCATATAGTTTCTTCAAGGTGGCCATCTCTTTAGTTAAGACCTGGTCAGCACTCTCCATAACTCTCGCCTCATCTGCTATAGCTTGAGATGCGCTAAAGGCCTTCAGGCCTTCCCTCCCTTTTTCAGCAACCAGCTTCTGAATCGAATTAGCGGCCTTCTCCTGGAGTTCCTTGCGTTTGGCCTGCTCCGTCACAATTTTTTGCCTTAGATCATCGACCTGAGACAGCAAATCCGTAATAGTTGCCTCCCAGGAGGAGATGTTATCATCACAGGCTTTGATCTCAGAAGATCCTTCTTTCGCCTCTTTGGTGAGACGTTCGACTTCATGTTGAGCAGCTCGGGCTTTTTCGAGCAGAAGGATATGTGCCTGTTTCTGGGCATCCAGTCTGGCGCCATTTTCGCGTTTTTCTGCACAGTACTTGCAAATTGGTCAATGATGGCCTCGATTTGGATAACTTTGCCTAGAATCTCATCAGAGGTAAGGGGGTtgtgcaatttcttcaaaaagttCAGGTGCCCAAAGGCAGCAGAGGGGTTCTCTTCAATGGATTTAAACACATCTTCCCGTGCGTATTCCATGGATAACTTCAAGAGCAGAGAATCTTGGCGTACTGAAGAGTTTATTTCGGCATCAGATGAGGACGAAGCACCAGGAATCTTTTCACTTGAGATGTCGGCTTGACTTGTGGTCAGCAGGAGTCGAAGGGCTGCAGCAGGGTCTTCGTCTTGCATTTGAATGAATGTATCTTCTGCGATCCCTATGCTAGCGGAAAGCTTAGATGTCGAAGACGCCGGGTAAATGTCCGAACCTCCAGCTTCAGCCTCTTCTATGGCCTCTTCATCGGAAAAGTTTTCTTCGGATGAACTTTTTTGACTCGATCCATGAGGACTGCTGGATCCAATGCCTTGACCTTCACCCTGTTCTTCAACATTCACTGCATCCGTCTCAGGAGTGGGAGATGTTCGAGCATGTGAGGGTATTTCTTCTACAGAAACATTTTGTTGTACCTGATTCGAATTATCATGGAAAAAGGTTAACAAATAGTTTCGTATAAGCTATGATTTAAAACACAttaagaggatgatacctcgaCGGCAGGTTGTTCTTGTGGTGAGTCCGGTTGATCGACAGGGTTGCCCATCTCAGCAACAGAAGGAGTAGCCTCTACTTCAGTGCCGTCAATATCGGTCGAAGGTGGTTGGACGTCAACAGGTTGATTGTCACCTTGTTCTTTTGAAGGCttggtctttttctttttcttcttgattGGTTCACCACCCTCAACAGCCACAGAAGGTTCAGGCTCGACCTgctttactttctttttctttttaggcATTTGAGCCTGGGAATTGCCTGCCTCTGTTTGTTCAGCAGACTTGGTCGAAGTCGCAggtaactttctttttcttataagaggtctttccttttcttcctgCATTACGAGGGTAAAGAATTGTCAGAATATAGACTTGAAAGAAAGCTATAATATTGACATTAGAAATAAAACTTGCATCTTTCTCTTCGTCTAATTCGACGACCGCATGCTTCGAGCGTTTTGAAGTCGTGGTAGTATCAATGCTATCATCTTTCTTTTGActctgaaaaaataaagaaatatgagGCAAGACGTTAAGAGTAAAAGATAAGTTCAGAAGAGTTACCTTCTCTTCTTGTTTCCCTTCTTGGATCTTCACCCCAGTGGGTTTCTTGGGTCTCACATCAGCTCGAGACGTTTCAGCACTTTTCTTCGTCATGATTGTTTTGCCTGAAATAAGAATATTAGAAAAGGCAAAAATACATATCAATTTAGAAAGTCAAAAGTAATTTAATACCTCGAGCCTGAAGGTTTGAGCGGATATTCTCGACCGTTGGTTGTATAAAACCACTCTCAAGTCTGGAGATCATGATAGTAGTGTCTCCAACTGAACGGGTCGAATAATATTTCTCCCACCAGGTAACAAACCCCATGGTGCAGAAGTGGGAATGGTTGAACTCAAAAGGATGCAGGTTATAGTTTTCATCAAGAGAAatcttcaaaaacttcttgaaaGTCTTTTCCGAAAGATTGGCCCCTCTTATGACGTCTCGAGGATCTTCGAACAAGCTTTTAGGACGGATTTGCGAGAGGCCAAATTGTCTTGAAACCAAATTAGGCTGGTATCCAACCAGGCCTAAATAGTTCGATTGAACACCTGTACGACAAGACAGGATCTGTGGATTCAAGTAAAATGACCATATTTCGTTCACTTCTTCTTCATTGTCCGGATCGACAGCAGGAAAATAGTCAGTGAACCAGGCCGGGCCAACCTCTCGACTAATGAATGGAGCATGTTGGGGAAGAAACTTGTCAAAGCTCAGAAAAATCCTCATGTACTTTAGGAACAGCTTTTGTGAGTTTTGAATTAAGGTCTTGGGGGTTAATCGAAGTGCTCTCTGGCCTTCGATCGAGCGATTTGCAACTTCTTCAGCATAATCTTGTGGGATTATTAATCCCATTTCTTGTTCGAAGGTGGCATTAAGCCACAACTGGAGAAGCCACATAGGCCCAGATACTAAGAAGGAAGACCCATCCTTCGACTTCTTCAGATCATCGCATGCCTCACCAAGCGATTCGTATAGCACTGCTAACAAGAGGCGTCCAAATCCAAAGTTCTGACCTTCATGAATTTGTAATGCCATTGGAATAAATCTTTTGGCTACTTGCAAGGATTTCGTGTAAAAAACATAGTGAGATAGCCACAGGGTTAAGAAGGCTACGTGCTCTTCATCAGAAACCTCCTCTTCGACGGGTCCTTTGTGTTCAGCTATATATTTGGAAAAGGTATTCTCCTTATATACTAGCTTGATATTGTCACTAGAATTAGTGGGGTCATAAGTTTCTccgctaggcctaaggcctgtgAGGGCGGCTACATCTAAGAGAGTGGGGGTCATCATACCACATTTAAATTGAAAGGTGTTGGTAGAAGACTCGAAAAAGTGCATAGCTGCTATCAGCATTTCTGGTCGATATTCAGGACCAGATCGAGAGAAttgtatcaaatcaaagatgccATATGTCTTCCAGAAATCCTCATACGCTTGTTCGACTCGATCAAGCCAAGGTAGGTAATCCCTATGGGCTATTGACGGGGCGGATCGAAAGAGTTTGTGGGGTTTGCTTAAACAATTAAAGTTGTAAGGCTCACTATCAAAAATCCTAGGTTCGCAAGTTGGGTAGCAGGGAAATACCTTGTTCATTGCACTCGAAAGTGATTCTTGGTCTGGCAGGGGTCCACCGAAAGCGTAAACTGTTCTTTCCACTGCGAAAGGGATCATCACCTCTGATTCCCAGGCTTCTGTTTGTTCGGCGTCACCATGTGGTTCTGGAACCACCTTTTCTCCATCAGTCCTGACTGTAAAGTGGTGCCACTTCCCAGCAAACGGAACTGATTGTTCTTGCGACATCGTAAGAAATTTGAAAGAGGATGATTCTTACGAAGGGTTTGGTAACTGATGGAATCAGTGAGTAAAAGCTTGGACTCACGGAGAACAATGGCAAAGCTCAGAGACACGGTGAGGTTGATGATGAAAGGAGTAGTAAGTTGATGtctgaaaatgaaaaggtttCGCCGGAGAtacaacaagaagaagaagggtttTGGAAGCAGAGAAGCTGAagggttttctggagttttctGGCGCTATTTATGgagtttcatttttaaaaggggaaaaaacaatataataatcaatGGTCAAAAATCAATCACATCAGATTTCCCTTCCGATTCCCCAGCATGACACGTGTCCCACTTTGCCTAGAAAAGTGGAATTAATGATGGGTAGTGGGAGATCGAGGCGACGGTTACACAGTGAACGTGCGATCATGACGCCGTTTCAGGAAAACTggtagaagaagagaaaaaaaaatgtcaacttcTCATCTTCCTTCAATCTCGAATCGAAGCAGACATTTTTTGGGGGCAATTTGTTAGCCCATATTTTTGATGAGCTAAAATATGCTCTAAATACGCATTAGATGTCGTCTCGAGTTTCGAAGCGTATTAAAGAGCAAGAATCTTGTCAGGACTTGTTCGAAtcgaaaagagagaagaggttTTTGAAAGGGATTCCCAGGCTCAAGGAAGTATTTACGAAGTACAAGGCTAAGACAAGAAAAAGGGCTTCGAACCATTGGGCGATTCGAGTTGGCGTATGGTCGAGTCGAAGTCAAGGCAGCAAGATTTCTGGACTTAGCACAATTTCTGACAAAACTTCACAAAATCAGTTCGACTTCGAGCAATGAGGATAACCGTTCTAAGGAGCAGTTATGTGCATGTAAGGTGTACGTAGCAGGACACTTGGCATTAGGATAGTGTTCGACCGTTAGGGCAGTTTATTTTCgaatgtctatatatagcaGTTTTTAGTCAGATTTCGGGGTCGCAAATCATATATACAAATCCTTATACACTCAAAGTACCCAGCGCAGAGAGAAACGAGTACGCAAGGAGAATGTATGTTTGTGAACCATTTTAAGTTCCTGTAAACTTTACATTTCGAATGCAATGCAATTTACGTTTCATTTTACATAATTCCTGTCTTTTAAATGGCtcattcgatcgaatgaactTGTTGGTCCTTTAAATTCTGTAATTTACCTTTCCCTTGTCAAGTTACTTCCAGCATTTCGATTCTTTCAAAGAATTTTTACTTTCTGCAAACCTCAAAACCAATGAATGTTCGTTGCAACGATGAACATCAAAAGCTTTACGTTTAAAGCGAACATACAAATGGCATGCTCCTGAGATTCACTAGTTGGTCTCGCAAGCAATTAACTTAGACTAGCGATTGTTTACCAAATTTCAGCGTAAACATATCCTAAATGTAATACTGTGCTAACATGAAAGACCTCGATATAATAGATCCTAATTCAATGCACCAGAAGTTGCAACAATTTCAGCATGATTATTTTGAaggcttaatttatttttttaaaataaattagtctttctattttttaaattgtaattttagtcttcttattttaaaatagaaacatttagttcttcaattttgtgaaattcataattttgatccttccatcaaatttaaaaagcgTTGatcaataagaaattaatttaatataactcAAATTTAGTGATGTGACataagataatttatttaattcatgTCTTAATCAATGTTAATCTTTTAACGTTTGGGGGAAAGAGCAAAATTgcatgtctttatttttttaaaaaattctatggTGTGCTGCTGTGCTTTATGTTTGGTTATGAATACAGTCTTCACTCTTCAAGAACTTATTATCCTAAATGTAATACTGCGCTAACATGAAAAACATCGATGTAATAGATGCTAATTCAGTGGCACAGGAAGTTGCAACTATTTACCAACAATTTCAGCATGATTATTTTCTATATGGTAGacctatattttttaactttagcACCCTGATATGTGCATATTATAATCTATACAATTCAAGCATTGCATGAGGTTTGAGTCCTAATCAAGTACTTTTCAGTTAATGATGATCATTTGTCGTTTCACAgcagaaggattttttttaaaacaaaaaaaagaagtgacACATCCGCACATGTATAATGATATGAAGTTGGCATTTAAAGAAAACTACTGTCTTTTGATACTTCGGAAAATTTTGCAACTACAAAGTAAACAAATGCAATATAAACTGTtagtattttaggaaaattGAAAGATAGTTAGTTATTGGATGATAATTGATAGTTGGGTTTAGAATGGAGTgtagttagaaatattaattagaaGTAGTAGATGATTTAGTGATTATGTAGCTCTTAGACAATGGAAGgagtttactttattttttaaactcatTACATTAAGATGTTAtaagcctatttataggcaaacAAGGTTGGAGGCATCATAATTCTAAACATAGACTTTTCTAGACTTTATACAATAGTCTAGAATACTACCGTCTACTTAGGTCCTAAATCTTTTTAGATTGTTTTTAActataatcttatatttttctagtacatttaacttttaaatgaaTCATGAGCTTCTAGAACCTTTTTTCCtattctagaaatttgtatCATATTTTAACACTCTTTCTTGATACAAATTTCAGTAACTCCAAATTTAGTCCTTGGTAACTTGAACTTTGTTCTTTGATAGTGCCATTGTAAATACTCGTTCTTCGGTCTTGTAGTGCTCGAGCTAGATTTGCTTTTGCTTAGTTTCTTTGAGGTTTCTTCATAGTATATAGGCTCAAGTATAGTTTTGTTGCAAATTTCATATATGTGCACCAAGGATTTTACTCATCTTAGAGTAGACTCTGGTGAAGAATCTTGTTGTAGAGGTGACAGAAGCATACCTAAGCATACCTGCTTCTTCTACCACTTCTTGGACTTTTTTTGCTTCCCAATTCCAAGAAGCATTTTCATCAACCTCAACATCTCGATTGACCATGAGTTTCTTCAT
The genomic region above belongs to Glycine max cultivar Williams 82 chromosome 14, Glycine_max_v4.0, whole genome shotgun sequence and contains:
- the LOC102665982 gene encoding uncharacterized protein, whose amino-acid sequence is MTEATAWARITAYMAENKLNTAFEAESQQNMAVEARIEDHENKETKDRRLDCIYDDEPLGFEKNPISEVPKMQAQDPLEEIDIGDGSIKRPTYISANITSSLKEKLVPLLREFKDCFAWNYHEMPGLSREMVEMKLPIKEGKRPIKQLPRRFAPEIMSKIKEEIERLLRCKFIRSARYVEWLANIVPVIKKNGTLRVCIDFRDLNNATPKDEYAMPVAEMLVDSAAGFEFLSMLDGYSGYNQIFIAEDDVSKTAFRCPGALGTYEWVVMPFGLKNAGATYQRAMNSMFHDFIDTFMQVYIDDIIIKSSSEDSHLDYLRQSFERMRKYGLKMNPLKCAFCVRAGDFLGFVVHKKGIEINQNKTKAILETKPPSTKKQLQSLLGKINFLRRFISNLSGKAQIFSPLLRLKKDEPFKWNEEHQKAFDEIKEYLIKPPVLMPPSRNKTMKLYIAASDKTIGSMLAQEDDDGVEHAIYYLSRHMLSKPILHSRIGKWALALTEYSLTYKPLKSIKGQIVADFIVDHSVIEMPQDYVDTEPWILYFDGSKHKHGTGIGVLIISPNKVPTKFKYKIKGLCSNNEAEYEALITGLEILISLGARNVNIRGDSELVLRQLTQEYKCVNEHLAKYFVIASSLLNHFDYINIEHIPRQENQEANDLAQIASGYKMSKEKLTQLIEIKDKLVLPEPLSTKLPMPKLVGASIPQNNEDESMNDLQEKIQILAIDNMLDNDWRKSIIEYLENPIGNVARKIKYRALNYVIVGNDLFKKTAEGVLLKCLSESEAYLAVSHVHSGACGSHQAGHKMKWLLFRQGLYWPSMLKDCIEFAKGCQECQKHAGIQHVPANELHSIIKPWPFRGWALDLIGEIKPASSKNQRYIIVGIDYFTKWIEAVPLPNVDQEAVISFIQNHIIYRYGIPETITTDQGSVFTGRKMKEFAQKTGFRLLTSTPYYAQANGQVEAANKIKFS
- the LOC102666252 gene encoding uncharacterized protein isoform X1, which produces MSQEQSVPFAGKWHHFTVRTDGEKVVPEPHGDAEQTEAWESEVMIPFAVERTVYAFGGPLPDQESLSSAMNKVFPCYPTCEPRIFDSEPYNFNCLSKPHKLFRSAPSIAHRDYLPWLDRVEQAYEDFWKTYGIFDLIQFSRSGPEYRPEMLIAAMHFFESSTNTFQFKCGMMTPTLLDVAALTGLRPSGETYDPTNSSDNIKLVYKENTFSKYIAEHKGPVEEEVSDEEHVAFLTLWLSHYVFYTKSLQVAKRFIPMALQIHEGQNFGFGRLLLAVLYESLGEACDDLKKSKDGSSFLVSGPMWLLQLWLNATFEQEMGLIIPQDYAEEVANRSIEGQRALRLTPKTLIQNSQKLFLKYMRIFLSFDKFLPQHAPFISREVGPAWFTDYFPAVDPDNEEEVNEIWSFYLNPQILSCRTGVQSNYLGLVGYQPNLVSRQFGLSQIRPKSLFEDPRDVIRGANLSEKTFKKFLKISLDENYNLHPFEFNHSHFCTMGFVTWWEKYYSTRSVGDTTIMISRLESGFIQPTVENIRSNLQARGKTIMTKKSAETSRADVRPKKPTGVKIQEGKQEEKVTLLNLSFTLNVLPHISLFFQSQKKDDSIDTTTTSKRSKHAVVELDEEKDASFISNVNIIAFFQVYILTILYPRNAGRKGKTSYKKKKVTCDFDQVC
- the LOC102666252 gene encoding uncharacterized protein isoform X2 is translated as MSQEQSVPFAGKWHHFTVRTDGEKVVPEPHGDAEQTEAWESEVMIPFAVERTVYAFGGPLPDQESLSSAMNKVFPCYPTCEPRIFDSEPYNFNCLSKPHKLFRSAPSIAHRDYLPWLDRVEQAYEDFWKTYGIFDLIQFSRSGPEYRPEMLIAAMHFFESSTNTFQFKCGMMTPTLLDVAALTGLRPSGETYDPTNSSDNIKLVYKENTFSKYIAEHKGPVEEEVSDEEHVAFLTLWLSHYVFYTKSLQVAKRFIPMALQIHEGQNFGFGRLLLAVLYESLGEACDDLKKSKDGSSFLVSGPMWLLQLWLNATFEQEMGLIIPQDYAEEVANRSIEGQRALRLTPKTLIQNSQKLFLKYMRIFLSFDKFLPQHAPFISREVGPAWFTDYFPAVDPDNEEEVNEIWSFYLNPQILSCRTGVQSNYLGLVGYQPNLVSRQFGLSQIRPKSLFEDPRDVIRGANLSEKTFKKFLKISLDENYNLHPFEFNHSHFCTMGFVTWWEKYYSTRSVGDTTIMISRLESGFIQPTVENIRSNLQARGKTIMTKKSAETSRADVRPKKPTGVKIQEGKQEEKSQKKDDSIDTTTTSKRSKHAVVELDEEKDASFISNVNIIAFFQVYILTILYPRNAGRKGKTSYKKKKVTCDFDQVC